A region of Solanum dulcamara chromosome 7, daSolDulc1.2, whole genome shotgun sequence DNA encodes the following proteins:
- the LOC129896262 gene encoding inositol polyphosphate multikinase alpha-like, producing MLKIPPHQVAGHQAGNGKLGPLVDESGRFYKPLQGDERGSNELKFYTSFSSDTRVPEHISKFFPTFYGTQHIEASDGSGLKPHLVLQDVSVGRFNPSIVDIKMGSRTWAPEASEEYIQKCLKKDRETSSLPLGFRLSGIQIYGNKESGYWKPERTSMQNLPAEEVKLILKKFVSSNTSTDMDLHPDCAFAATVYGGSTGILSQLLEMKAWFEDQTMYHFYSCSILIMFEKGLALEGQNPGGQIKLIDFAHVIEGRGVIDHNFLGGLCSLIKFISEILTAPNEHKSLVSSDNGVKSVN from the coding sequence ATGCTTAAGATTCCTCCCCACCAAGTTGCAGGACACCAAGCCGGCAACGGAAAGCTTGGTCCCCTTGTGGATGAATCAGGACGTTTCTACAAGCCTCTCCAAGGCGATGAACGAGGGTCCAATGAGCTCAAATTCTACACATCATTCTCTTCCGACACTCGGGTTCCAGAACACATCTCCAAATTCTTCCCTACCTTTTATGGCACTCAGCACATAGAGGCATCCGATGGATCCGGCTTGAAACCCCACTTAGTTTTACAGGATGTCTCTGTTGGTCGATTCAATCCATCAATTGTGGATATTAAAATGGGTTCAAGAACCTGGGCGCCAGAAGCATCTGAGGAGTACATCCAGAAGTGCTTGAAAAAGGATAGAGAGACATCGAGCCTTCCTTTAGGATTCAGGTTATCAGGGATACAAATCTATGGAAACAAAGAATCAGGTTACTGGAAACCTGAAAGAACCTCTATGCAGAATCTTCCTGCAGAGGAAGTCAAGTTAATCCTGAAAAAGTTTGTTTCTTCTAACACGTCGACTGACATGGACTTGCACCCAGACTGTGCTTTTGCAGCAACTGTTTATGGCGGTTCTACTGGCATTTTATCACAGCTACTGGAGATGAAAGCGTGGTTTGAGGATCAAACCATGTACCATTTTTATTCTTGCTCAATTCTGATAATGTTTGAAAAGGGACTTGCATTGGAAGGACAGAATCCAGGTGGACAAATCAAGTTAATTGATTTTGCTCATGTTATTGAAGGAAGAGGTGTTATTGATCATAACTTCTTGGGGGGTCTCTGCTCTTTGATTAAGTTCATATCTGAAATTCTTACTGCTCCAAATGAGCACAAGAGCCTTGTTTCCTCCGATAATGGTGTCAAGTCTGTCAACTAA